Below is a window of Paenibacillus bovis DNA.
ATTATGTAGAGCTGATCAAGCAAGTGACGCCGGATGATGTACTGCCAGGCATCCGCGAACTAATCGCGGACATCCATGCAAAAGGTCTCAAGATCGGCCTCGCATCGGTTAGCAAAAACGCCTTTGCCGTGATGGATTCGCTACAGCTGCGCGATTCGTTCGATACCATCGTCGACGCTGCCAAGATCCGCAACTCCAAGCCGGACCCGGAGATCTTCCTCAAAGCTGCCGAGCAGCTCGGAGTTGATCCGGCTGCCTGCCTTGGTATCGAAGATGCCGCCGCAGGCGTTACGTCGATCAAAGGCGCTGGCATGTTCGCAGTTGGTGTAGGCGATAGCATGACGCTGGCTGAAGCAGATATTGTGTATGCGAGTACAGCCGAGCTGTCGCTGGATCAGCTGCTGGTGCAGTATCAGGGTACGGCTGTAGAGCAGGTATAAGATTTAATTGATCTGAATCATGCAAGTAAGATAGATAGAAATGATCAATTTGAATAAAAGAAGCCGCCTTTTCCATGGGATTGTGAAAAGGCGGCTTTTTATTGGTACATATTTTATTAGTTGTGACTTTTTGAGATCTTAGGATTATGAAGTAGAACCCGGCATAGGAATGTATCCGATGCTCTGTTCATTTTGCTGAGGGTCTTAGCCTTTCCCTCCAGATTCACAGTATGATCACCGATCTTCTTTTTGTAAAATTATACCTTCATCTTCAAGATAATCATATTCATTAAGATCCCAAGGCCCTATGGTTTTAATCGCACTCATTGGAATTAAAAGCCTTGTATCATCATGCGCTTCCTTTGGCATGATAACAATGACATTATTAAAATAATAATAATCAAGATACATTCCGATTACAGACAAGTTATCCAGAAAAGTTATTTTGATACCTCTATTCAGATACCCTTTCATAAAAATCTCTGATTCTTTCATTTATTAACCTCCTATATTTTGAAGTATCCTTCGTCATACTGCAGCTATTGATTCCAATCGAAAACTATCTATACTATCTTATACGTCATCTATTTTGGAGCTATTATTAAATACATTTCGAACTCCAAAACATCTTTATTATCTCTTTCTTTATGTATAGCATCGAACTACCTCAAGATACCATAATCTAACCCTATTTAACCATATCCATTTTACCAATTTCAGTAAAAATCTTGTTAAATGCACTTATTATATATGATACGGTACAGAT
It encodes the following:
- the pgmB gene encoding beta-phosphoglucomutase, encoding MRPELQAVIFDLDGVVTDTAEYHYLAWKALGESIGVPFTREFNEELKGVSRMDSLNKILALGGKENSYSDEEKLELAKQKNDHYVELIKQVTPDDVLPGIRELIADIHAKGLKIGLASVSKNAFAVMDSLQLRDSFDTIVDAAKIRNSKPDPEIFLKAAEQLGVDPAACLGIEDAAAGVTSIKGAGMFAVGVGDSMTLAEADIVYASTAELSLDQLLVQYQGTAVEQV